AAGGGAACTGACCTTCTCCATTGAATTCATCATCATCGAATCCCGCTAACCGGCGTTTAAAGGCTGTTCTAAAACGTTGATAATTGTCGTTGTTCCAAGTATAGGCATAAATACTGCCACCGATTGCCCCATAAACAATAGGAACTTTCCAGTATCGCTTGTTATAGATTTGTCCCAAACCAGGAAATACAGCTGAATAAAAAGCGGCTTTACTGGGAGCTAAAGGATTAAAGTTCTTCTTCTTTTTAAAGAGTGAATCCTGCATGATTACGCCACTTGAACGTAATGTTGATTTGAGACTATCCGATTCCGTTGTTTTTGGTATACTGTCGTTTTCCTCTTGTGCGTTTAAAATGGGCAAGCAGAAGCAAAGTATCAAAAATGTGGTTACAAATTTATGCACCGGTAATGCGATTTACAATGCGCTCAAATTCTTCTTCAGAACTATACGGAATTGTTATTTTTCCTCCAGATTTTCCGGAATGTTTTACTCCAACTTTGGCACCCAGATGCTCTTTCAGTTCGGTAACACCTTCGTTTACGAACTTGGGAATTGATTTACTGGTAGATGGCGAAGCCTTTGTGGGACTACCCGCACTATGATAATTTTTTACGGCATGCTCCGTATCCCTTACGGATAAATTTTGGCTTATGATTTTCTCGTAAAGCGCAATTTGATCTTGTTTCTTATCAATGTTTACCAATGCTCTTCCGTGGCCCATGCTCAAGAAGCCATCCCTCATTCCAGTCTGTATAATAGGGTCTAATTTTAATAATCGAAGATAATTGGCAATTGTAGACCTTTTTTTGCCTACCCGATCACTTAATTTTTCTTGGGTAAGGTTTATTTCGTCTATAAGTCGCTGATACGAAAGCGCAATTTCGATAGGGTCAAGATCTTGGCGCTGAATATTCTCGACCAACGCCATTTCCAAGGATTCCTGGTCATTTGCAATACGAATATAGGCAGGAATCGTAGTTAAATTTAACAATTTGGAGGCCCTATACCTTCTTTCCCCAGAAACCAATTGATATTGGTTAAAGCCGAGCTTTCTGACCGTTATAGGCTGTATAACACCTAATTCCTTAATGGAAGTGGCCAATTCTTGCAACGTATCATCGTTAAAATTGGACCTGGGTTGAAAAGGATTTACTTCTATGAATTCCAAATCCAATTCGATAATATTACCAACCACTTTGTCGGCATTTTTATCGGAAGCCGATTTAATATCATTTTCAGGATCTTTTAAAAGAGCCGAAAGCCCCCTTCCCAAAGCCTGTTT
This sequence is a window from Maribacter aestuarii. Protein-coding genes within it:
- a CDS encoding DUF5683 domain-containing protein, whose translation is MHKFVTTFLILCFCLPILNAQEENDSIPKTTESDSLKSTLRSSGVIMQDSLFKKKKNFNPLAPSKAAFYSAVFPGLGQIYNKRYWKVPIVYGAIGGSIYAYTWNNDNYQRFRTAFKRRLAGFDDDEFNGEGQFPFFDLDRLENQQERFQRDRDLWLVVSIGLYALNIIDANVDAHLKQFNIDDDLSFDFEPFLDLNQVTNDPTYGMALTIRF
- a CDS encoding ParB/RepB/Spo0J family partition protein, yielding MAKATKKQALGRGLSALLKDPENDIKSASDKNADKVVGNIIELDLEFIEVNPFQPRSNFNDDTLQELATSIKELGVIQPITVRKLGFNQYQLVSGERRYRASKLLNLTTIPAYIRIANDQESLEMALVENIQRQDLDPIEIALSYQRLIDEINLTQEKLSDRVGKKRSTIANYLRLLKLDPIIQTGMRDGFLSMGHGRALVNIDKKQDQIALYEKIISQNLSVRDTEHAVKNYHSAGSPTKASPSTSKSIPKFVNEGVTELKEHLGAKVGVKHSGKSGGKITIPYSSEEEFERIVNRITGA